In Streptomyces capitiformicae, one genomic interval encodes:
- a CDS encoding class E sortase, with translation MRAPLVVHHGVRRRRAAYARVLWTAAELAVTLGLVLLLFVVHQLWWTNRQAQEAARREVRALEKEWATSPKSVPDAGADGPAPTEVPGTAAATPSVAPAPSSAPAPSPADAYAVLAIPRLGLRVPVAEGIGRADVLDKGYVGHYPRTAQPGRPGNFALAGHRNTHGEPFRRLDRLRAGDEVRVETRDAVYTYVVDRTLPQTSPGDGGVLRAVPRSGVRPEYGYGERGYYLTLTTCTPEYTSTYRLVVWGKLRSVRLR, from the coding sequence GTGAGGGCACCCCTGGTCGTCCACCACGGCGTCCGCCGCCGACGGGCCGCGTACGCCCGTGTGCTGTGGACCGCCGCCGAACTCGCCGTCACCCTCGGCCTGGTCCTCCTCCTCTTCGTCGTCCACCAGCTGTGGTGGACCAACCGGCAGGCCCAGGAGGCGGCGCGGCGGGAGGTGCGGGCGTTGGAGAAGGAGTGGGCGACCTCGCCGAAGTCCGTGCCGGACGCGGGTGCCGACGGCCCGGCTCCGACCGAGGTTCCGGGTACGGCCGCCGCCACACCCTCAGTGGCTCCCGCGCCCTCGTCGGCCCCCGCCCCCTCACCCGCCGACGCCTACGCAGTCCTCGCCATCCCCCGCCTCGGCCTCCGTGTACCCGTCGCCGAGGGGATCGGCCGGGCCGACGTCCTCGACAAGGGGTATGTCGGCCACTACCCGCGTACCGCGCAGCCGGGGCGCCCCGGGAACTTCGCGCTCGCCGGGCACCGCAACACCCACGGCGAGCCCTTCCGCCGCCTCGACCGGCTGCGGGCCGGCGACGAGGTCCGCGTCGAGACCCGGGACGCCGTCTACACGTACGTCGTCGACCGGACGCTCCCGCAGACCTCACCCGGCGACGGCGGCGTCCTGAGGGCCGTACCGCGCAGTGGAGTGCGGCCGGAGTACGGGTACGGCGAGCGCGGCTACTACCTCACCCTCACCACCTGCACCCCCGAGTACACCTCCACGTACCGGCTCGTGGTGTGGGGGAAGCTGCGCTCGGTGCGGCTCAGATGA